In Gimesia benthica, a single window of DNA contains:
- a CDS encoding DUF1501 domain-containing protein, whose translation MQRRQFLVASGLGFAGMTFGSPTPAVSAAPAPTTPGRKPAKSTILFFLCGGASHMDMWDMKPEAPLEYRGPFQPIQTSAPGVHLSEHLPLLAKQAHHLALVNSVGGTVNTNDHHAGYYYNLTGHIPDLTFVTKGNNRTPQPDDWPYMGSVVASRRPAHPNLPNAISLPHMPSRAPYTRPGQFAARLGVEHDPMYIQGTREEPLKLRGPALSLEGGITADRLTDRISLLEQLDSARRQFDDFASISTMNQHQERALSLLMSAQSTSAFDVQQEKPATLERYGKTINGMSLLVARRLVEVGVPFITVFWKGDLRALGKKCKSAGSWDTHGNNFQCLKEDLLPEFDRAYSALIEDLAERGLIDDTLVLVTSEMGRKPKIGDPRSGGKSGAGRDHWTHCLTDVLAGGGIQGGQTFGASDKHGEYPKDKPVTPADITHTVYHAMGIHDLTAYDKLGRLYFLLDKSRPITELF comes from the coding sequence ATGCAACGGCGTCAATTTCTGGTCGCGTCCGGTCTCGGCTTTGCCGGGATGACATTCGGCTCTCCCACCCCCGCCGTTTCCGCTGCTCCGGCTCCCACAACCCCAGGCAGAAAACCCGCTAAATCAACGATTCTGTTCTTCCTGTGTGGTGGTGCATCCCATATGGATATGTGGGATATGAAGCCAGAAGCCCCCTTGGAATACCGGGGTCCGTTTCAACCGATCCAGACCTCCGCACCGGGAGTCCACCTCTCCGAACATCTGCCCCTGCTCGCCAAACAGGCACATCATCTGGCCCTGGTCAATTCGGTCGGCGGCACCGTTAACACCAACGATCACCACGCCGGATATTACTACAACCTCACAGGACATATTCCGGATCTGACGTTCGTCACCAAAGGGAACAACCGCACGCCCCAGCCGGACGACTGGCCTTACATGGGTTCCGTGGTCGCCTCCCGACGCCCCGCGCATCCGAATCTACCCAACGCCATCTCGCTGCCGCACATGCCCAGCCGCGCCCCGTATACCCGCCCCGGTCAGTTCGCTGCCCGACTGGGCGTCGAACACGATCCGATGTATATTCAGGGCACACGCGAAGAACCGCTGAAGCTCCGCGGTCCCGCACTCTCGCTGGAAGGGGGCATCACAGCCGACCGGCTCACCGATCGCATTTCCCTGCTCGAACAGCTCGATTCCGCCCGACGACAGTTCGACGACTTCGCCAGCATCTCCACAATGAATCAGCACCAGGAACGCGCCCTGTCATTGTTGATGTCTGCCCAGTCCACCTCCGCCTTTGACGTGCAGCAGGAAAAACCGGCCACACTCGAACGCTACGGCAAAACCATCAACGGCATGAGCCTGCTCGTTGCCCGCCGTCTGGTAGAGGTCGGCGTCCCCTTCATTACCGTCTTCTGGAAAGGCGATCTCAGAGCCCTCGGCAAGAAGTGCAAGAGCGCCGGCAGCTGGGATACCCACGGCAACAATTTCCAGTGCCTCAAAGAAGACCTGCTGCCCGAATTCGACCGTGCTTACTCCGCACTCATCGAAGACCTCGCCGAGCGGGGCCTCATCGATGACACGCTGGTCCTCGTCACCAGTGAAATGGGCCGCAAACCAAAAATCGGCGATCCCCGTTCCGGCGGCAAATCAGGCGCAGGCCGTGACCACTGGACGCACTGTCTGACTGATGTCCTCGCGGGCGGCGGCATTCAGGGAGGCCAGACCTTTGGTGCCAGCGACAAGCATGGAGAATATCCCAAGGACAAACCGGTCACCCCCGCCGACATCACGCATACGGTCTACCACGCGATGGGCATTCACGACCTGACCGCCTACGACAAGCTCGGCCGACTCTACTTCCTGCTCGACAAATCCAGACCGATCACCGAACTCTTCTGA
- a CDS encoding MGH1-like glycoside hydrolase domain-containing protein, with product MAEVEWDRLAAEVNREPGANWKRWGPYLAERQWGTVRESTADGDPWLNFTHEEATWRTYRWGEDGLLGICDRQCRLCFGLALWNGEDPILKERLFGLTGPEGNHGEDVKEAYYYLDSTPSHSYLKALYKYPQSEFPYGELREENARRSRKEPEYELTNTGIFDEGRYFDIQMEYAKAADEDILIRVTIFNRGPKSAPLHFLPSWWFRNTWSWGPTLDRPSEKPSMEQIADTCLKAEHETLGEFRLFTDLGPDGETPDWLFTENETNTWRFEDPNSRRPSCKDAFHLAVVDGVEGVINPRPTGTKAAAHFKRVIPAGESVEFRLRMSAIDELPETPFGPEFDEIFAQRIDEADRFADCLVEPGLSPDEQQILRQANAGLLWTKQFYHYVIPRWLENAGKGNKEPARRLPGMPSPRNADWGHLYNRNIISMPDKWEYPWYAAWDLAFHLIPFSKIDPHFAKDQAILFLREWYMHPNGQLPAYEWNFSDVNPPVHAWACWRVYQMTASNGDRDRNFLERVFQKLLLNFTWWVNRKDIRGKHVFSGGFLGLDNIGIFDRSKPLPTGGHLEQADGTAWMAFFCSSMLSIAFELADGNPAYEDMASKFFEHYVSIAEAMNSLDGTGLWDEEDGFYYDHLHLDGRSIPLKIRSIVGLIPLFTVDVLFDHTIEKLPAFRKRMEWFLKSRPNLQKFMTYMERDSETSSGGHRLLAIPTRDRLLRLLRYLLDEDEFLSDYGIRSLSKFHEEHPFEYELNGELLRVQYLPAESDSGLFGGNSNWRGPIWFPLNYLLIEALERYHQFYGKTLRVECPTRSGNYMDLQEVADEIRRRLARLFLSDEAGDRPSYARTDVLLNDPHWRDLVLFYEYFDAETGRGLGASHQTGWTALISPILVTLASRCRQQSEAGQPAAAE from the coding sequence ATGGCTGAAGTAGAATGGGATCGTCTTGCTGCCGAAGTAAATCGTGAACCGGGTGCAAACTGGAAACGCTGGGGCCCCTACCTCGCAGAACGACAATGGGGAACCGTGCGGGAAAGTACGGCTGATGGCGATCCGTGGCTCAATTTCACACACGAAGAGGCCACCTGGCGTACCTATCGCTGGGGGGAAGACGGCCTGCTGGGTATCTGCGACCGTCAGTGCCGACTCTGCTTCGGGCTCGCCCTCTGGAACGGCGAAGACCCGATCCTCAAGGAACGTCTGTTTGGACTGACCGGCCCGGAAGGCAATCACGGTGAGGACGTCAAGGAAGCCTACTACTACCTCGACTCAACCCCCTCGCATTCCTACCTCAAGGCACTTTACAAATACCCGCAGTCAGAATTCCCTTATGGGGAACTCCGCGAGGAAAACGCGCGTCGCTCCCGCAAGGAACCGGAATACGAACTCACCAATACCGGCATCTTCGACGAAGGCCGCTACTTTGACATCCAGATGGAATACGCCAAAGCAGCCGACGAAGACATTCTGATTCGCGTCACCATTTTCAACCGTGGACCGAAATCGGCGCCCCTGCACTTCCTCCCCTCCTGGTGGTTTCGCAACACCTGGAGCTGGGGTCCTACGCTCGATCGCCCCAGCGAAAAACCGAGCATGGAACAGATCGCCGACACCTGCCTGAAAGCAGAACATGAAACCCTGGGCGAATTCCGCCTCTTTACCGATCTCGGTCCGGATGGAGAGACCCCCGACTGGCTCTTTACCGAAAACGAAACCAATACCTGGCGATTTGAAGACCCGAACAGCCGCCGCCCCTCCTGTAAAGACGCCTTTCACCTGGCAGTCGTCGATGGAGTCGAAGGCGTCATCAATCCACGCCCCACAGGCACCAAGGCTGCCGCGCACTTCAAACGCGTCATTCCTGCTGGCGAATCAGTTGAGTTCCGCCTGCGAATGTCTGCCATTGATGAATTACCGGAAACCCCCTTCGGACCGGAATTCGATGAAATCTTTGCCCAGCGAATTGACGAAGCCGATCGGTTCGCCGATTGCCTGGTCGAACCGGGACTCTCTCCGGACGAGCAGCAGATCCTCCGCCAGGCCAATGCCGGCCTGCTCTGGACCAAACAGTTTTATCACTACGTCATTCCCCGCTGGCTCGAAAACGCCGGCAAGGGGAATAAGGAACCAGCCCGCCGCCTGCCCGGCATGCCCAGCCCCCGCAATGCAGACTGGGGACACCTTTACAACCGCAATATCATCTCCATGCCCGACAAGTGGGAATACCCCTGGTACGCGGCCTGGGACCTCGCGTTTCACCTGATTCCGTTCTCCAAGATTGATCCGCACTTCGCCAAGGACCAGGCCATCCTGTTCCTCCGCGAATGGTACATGCATCCCAACGGACAGTTGCCCGCTTACGAATGGAATTTCAGTGACGTCAACCCACCCGTGCACGCCTGGGCCTGCTGGCGCGTCTACCAGATGACCGCCTCCAACGGAGATCGCGATCGCAATTTCCTGGAACGCGTCTTCCAGAAACTCCTGCTCAACTTTACCTGGTGGGTCAACCGTAAAGATATCCGCGGCAAACACGTCTTCAGTGGCGGCTTCCTTGGACTGGATAACATCGGAATCTTCGATCGCTCCAAACCACTGCCGACAGGCGGCCACCTGGAACAGGCCGACGGCACCGCCTGGATGGCCTTCTTCTGTTCGAGCATGCTTTCCATCGCCTTTGAACTGGCCGATGGCAATCCTGCTTATGAAGACATGGCGTCCAAGTTCTTCGAGCATTACGTCTCGATCGCCGAAGCGATGAACTCCCTGGACGGCACTGGTCTCTGGGACGAAGAAGACGGTTTCTACTACGATCACCTGCACCTTGACGGACGCAGCATCCCGCTCAAAATCCGTTCCATCGTCGGGTTGATCCCCCTGTTTACCGTCGACGTTCTCTTCGATCATACCATCGAGAAACTCCCCGCTTTCCGTAAGCGAATGGAGTGGTTCCTGAAGAGCCGCCCCAATCTGCAGAAGTTTATGACTTACATGGAACGCGATTCAGAAACATCCTCAGGCGGCCATCGCCTGCTGGCGATCCCCACGCGCGACCGACTGTTGCGTCTGCTCCGCTACCTGCTGGATGAAGACGAGTTTCTCTCCGACTACGGGATTCGCTCTCTCTCCAAATTCCATGAAGAGCATCCTTTCGAATACGAACTCAACGGCGAGCTGCTAAGGGTCCAGTACCTGCCCGCCGAATCGGATAGCGGCCTGTTCGGCGGTAACTCCAACTGGCGGGGTCCTATCTGGTTCCCTCTCAACTACCTGTTGATCGAAGCCCTCGAACGCTATCACCAGTTCTACGGCAAGACACTTCGCGTCGAATGTCCGACCCGCTCGGGCAACTACATGGACCTGCAGGAAGTCGCCGACGAAATCCGCCGCCGCCTTGCCCGTCTGTTCCTCTCCGACGAAGCCGGCGATCGTCCCAGTTATGCCCGCACCGATGTCCTGCTCAACGATCCGCACTGGCGCGACCTGGTGCTGTTCTACGAATACTTCGACGCAGAAACCGGACGCGGACTGGGGGCCAGCCACCAGACCGGCTGGACCGCTCTGATCTCTCCCATTCTGGTCACCTTGGCAAGTCGCTGTCGGCAACAGTCAGAAGCCGGCCAGCCTGCTGCAGCCGAGTAA
- a CDS encoding carbohydrate porin: MIPGSTNLLWILERGRLTVSICCLICLCCSAPLSRSAFADDALPVSLYEEMQQTAESDLLCTESTCAENTGPCVCCDGPDFWTQTTLTQNLFPRRACLAEQGITFDADLIQYYMGVASGGREQEFRYSGHGDYVMNIDSGKLGGPQGLFVKLRAEHRFGETINNATGAIIPATLAPDLPVSYSNELYLTNVLFTQMFSESFGVFAGKLDTLDGDMNAFAHGRGKTQFSNTAFIATPIGLRTIVYSTLGTGFLILREGEPIFTFTVLNATDTTRTSGFDELFAHGAAIIPELRLPTNLFGKPGHFLFGASYSTRSFASLEQDPLFVLPTVPIDRESESWSFYWNFDQYLVIDPDNPQRGWGLFGRAGIADKQTNPIEWFLSLGIGGSSPIASREADTFGIGWYYSATSDRLTPFIDKVLGGVGDGYGVELFYNVEVTKWFHLTTDMQVIRPARQTVDTALLVGLRAVIDL, translated from the coding sequence ATGATCCCAGGCTCTACCAATCTACTCTGGATCCTGGAACGCGGTCGCTTAACCGTCTCGATCTGCTGCCTGATTTGCCTCTGCTGTTCTGCTCCCCTCAGTCGATCTGCTTTCGCCGACGATGCGTTACCAGTCTCCCTCTACGAAGAAATGCAGCAGACAGCCGAGTCTGATCTGCTCTGCACTGAGTCAACCTGCGCTGAGAACACCGGTCCCTGCGTCTGTTGTGATGGTCCCGACTTCTGGACGCAGACAACGCTGACGCAGAACCTGTTTCCGCGTCGTGCCTGTCTGGCTGAGCAGGGAATCACCTTCGATGCCGACCTGATTCAATACTACATGGGAGTCGCCTCGGGAGGTCGGGAACAGGAATTTCGCTACTCAGGTCACGGCGACTATGTGATGAATATCGACTCAGGCAAGCTGGGCGGACCTCAGGGCCTGTTCGTCAAGCTCCGCGCCGAACACCGTTTTGGTGAAACCATTAACAATGCAACCGGCGCAATTATCCCCGCCACCCTGGCTCCCGATTTGCCGGTCTCCTACAGCAACGAGCTCTATCTGACCAACGTCCTGTTTACTCAGATGTTTTCCGAATCGTTTGGTGTCTTCGCGGGGAAACTCGACACACTCGACGGCGACATGAATGCCTTCGCCCATGGTCGCGGCAAAACCCAGTTCTCCAATACCGCCTTTATCGCCACGCCCATCGGTCTGCGAACCATCGTCTATTCAACACTTGGAACCGGCTTTCTGATCCTCAGAGAAGGCGAACCGATCTTCACCTTCACCGTCCTCAACGCGACAGATACCACCCGCACCAGTGGCTTCGATGAACTGTTCGCCCACGGTGCTGCCATCATTCCCGAACTGCGTCTCCCCACGAATCTCTTCGGCAAACCGGGACACTTCCTGTTCGGAGCCAGCTACAGCACTCGATCGTTCGCTTCGCTGGAACAGGACCCCCTGTTCGTTCTGCCCACTGTGCCCATCGACCGAGAATCCGAGTCCTGGTCATTTTACTGGAACTTCGATCAATACCTGGTGATCGATCCCGACAATCCCCAGCGTGGCTGGGGTCTGTTCGGCCGTGCCGGGATCGCCGATAAGCAGACGAATCCCATCGAGTGGTTCCTCAGCCTCGGGATCGGCGGCAGCAGTCCCATTGCCAGCCGCGAAGCAGACACCTTCGGTATCGGCTGGTATTATTCCGCCACCAGCGACCGCCTGACCCCCTTCATCGACAAGGTGCTGGGAGGCGTCGGTGACGGATACGGCGTTGAACTGTTCTACAACGTAGAAGTCACCAAATGGTTCCACCTGACCACCGACATGCAGGTCATCCGCCCCGCCCGTCAAACCGTCGACACCGCCCTGCTCGTCGGCTTACGTGCCGTAATTGATCTTTGA
- a CDS encoding arylsulfatase: MRSFRCCLYLLCVSTLPLSVTAEEFNRTKLPIAQPPFKGKIGVKASESVRDFPQEVKAPKGAPNVLIILTDDVGFGASSTFGGPIPTPTFDRLAKSGLRYNQFHTTALCSPTRAALITGRNHHTAATGGIMEIGVGYPGYNTLVRKSCGTIGQILKFNGYNTSWFGKNHNVPDWHTSQAGPFDLWPVGLGFEYFYGFVGGDTSQWTPALVENTRPIEPPANDPNYNFDEDMADRAINWIRMQNAVAPDKPFLCYYATGTAHAPHHAPKAWIEKFKGQFDQGWDEVRKETLARQKKLGVVPEGTRLTERSKGIPAWDSLDDRQKEVYARMMEVYAAALSHADHQFGRLIDSIDELGQLDNTLVIYIQGDNGASAEGSAQGLLNEMTFFNNIKEDFEEVYRRRDELGSPTTFNHYPIGWAHAMDSPFQWTKQVASHFGGTRNGLVMSWPARIKNKGAVCSQFHHVIDILPTVLEATQLPAPDSINGITQEPIQGVSMAYTWDDPQAPSKRETQYFEMLANRAIYDKGWIACTTPTTPPWVSVADPVDVIDGYQWELYNIDDDFSESVNLAEKYPEKLKELQRLFYIEAVKNNVLPLDNSKAERLDVKNRPSLTRGRDTFTYYDEMLRIPEGSAPDLKNKSFGISAVVDIPESGAEGLLMTQGGRFCGLGLYVLEGRPVFHYNLCGVERYNVAGKEKLKPGKHVITLDFKYDGGGVGKGGQATLTVDGNKVAVSRIPQTVGYRMSLDETLDIGEDTGTPVSEDYKIPFKFTGDLKKVTIKITEHPLTEEQLQQYRETQVKAALSR; this comes from the coding sequence ATGCGCTCGTTTCGATGCTGCCTCTACCTGCTCTGTGTCTCTACACTGCCTCTCTCTGTTACCGCAGAAGAGTTCAATCGCACGAAACTGCCGATTGCCCAGCCCCCTTTCAAAGGAAAGATCGGCGTTAAGGCTTCCGAATCGGTCAGAGACTTTCCCCAGGAGGTCAAAGCCCCTAAGGGAGCGCCCAATGTGCTGATCATCCTGACCGATGATGTCGGCTTTGGGGCCTCCAGTACATTCGGCGGCCCGATTCCCACCCCCACCTTTGACCGGCTGGCAAAATCGGGGCTGCGTTACAACCAGTTCCATACCACGGCACTCTGCTCCCCCACCCGGGCTGCCCTGATCACCGGTCGCAACCATCATACCGCAGCCACAGGTGGCATCATGGAAATTGGTGTCGGCTATCCCGGCTACAATACTCTGGTTCGCAAATCGTGTGGGACTATCGGACAGATCCTGAAATTCAACGGCTATAATACGTCCTGGTTCGGTAAAAATCATAACGTCCCCGACTGGCATACATCACAGGCCGGTCCCTTCGACCTCTGGCCTGTGGGGCTGGGTTTTGAATACTTCTACGGATTCGTGGGGGGAGATACGAGCCAGTGGACTCCCGCCCTGGTGGAAAACACGCGGCCCATCGAACCGCCGGCCAACGACCCGAACTATAATTTCGATGAAGACATGGCTGACCGGGCGATAAACTGGATTCGCATGCAGAACGCTGTCGCTCCCGACAAACCGTTCCTCTGTTATTACGCTACGGGAACCGCGCATGCACCGCATCACGCCCCCAAAGCCTGGATCGAGAAATTCAAAGGGCAGTTTGACCAGGGTTGGGACGAAGTACGCAAGGAAACATTGGCGCGTCAGAAAAAACTCGGAGTGGTCCCCGAGGGAACCCGTCTGACCGAACGCTCCAAAGGCATTCCCGCCTGGGACTCACTCGACGACCGCCAGAAAGAAGTCTATGCCCGCATGATGGAAGTCTACGCGGCTGCTCTTTCCCACGCCGACCATCAGTTCGGCAGACTCATCGATTCCATCGACGAACTGGGACAACTCGACAACACGCTGGTGATCTATATCCAGGGAGACAATGGCGCCAGTGCCGAAGGGAGTGCCCAGGGACTGCTCAACGAAATGACCTTCTTCAATAACATCAAAGAAGATTTCGAAGAGGTCTACCGCCGCAGGGATGAACTGGGCAGCCCGACCACCTTTAATCACTATCCCATCGGCTGGGCACACGCCATGGACTCGCCCTTCCAATGGACCAAGCAGGTCGCCTCCCATTTCGGCGGAACCCGCAATGGCCTGGTCATGTCCTGGCCGGCGCGCATCAAAAACAAGGGAGCCGTCTGTTCCCAGTTTCATCATGTGATCGATATTCTCCCCACCGTTCTGGAAGCCACACAACTGCCTGCCCCCGATTCCATCAACGGCATCACTCAGGAACCAATCCAGGGCGTCAGCATGGCTTATACCTGGGATGATCCCCAGGCCCCGTCGAAACGCGAAACGCAGTACTTTGAAATGCTCGCGAACCGGGCTATCTATGATAAAGGCTGGATCGCCTGCACGACTCCCACAACGCCTCCCTGGGTCAGCGTGGCAGATCCGGTGGATGTCATCGACGGCTACCAGTGGGAACTCTACAACATCGATGATGACTTTTCAGAGTCCGTCAATCTGGCCGAGAAATATCCGGAGAAACTCAAAGAACTCCAGCGACTGTTTTATATCGAAGCGGTCAAAAACAATGTGCTCCCGCTGGATAACAGTAAAGCCGAACGACTCGATGTCAAAAACCGGCCCAGCCTGACCAGGGGACGCGATACCTTCACCTATTACGACGAAATGCTGCGGATCCCGGAAGGGTCTGCCCCCGATCTTAAAAACAAATCGTTTGGGATCTCTGCAGTCGTTGATATTCCCGAATCAGGAGCAGAAGGCTTGCTGATGACACAAGGCGGTCGCTTCTGTGGCCTCGGACTGTATGTGCTCGAGGGGAGGCCGGTCTTCCATTACAACCTGTGTGGCGTAGAACGCTATAACGTCGCTGGTAAAGAAAAACTGAAGCCGGGCAAGCACGTCATCACCCTCGACTTCAAATACGATGGCGGAGGCGTCGGCAAAGGAGGCCAGGCCACGCTCACTGTCGACGGGAACAAAGTCGCTGTCAGCAGGATCCCGCAAACTGTCGGCTACCGCATGTCGCTCGATGAAACACTCGATATCGGTGAGGACACCGGCACCCCGGTCAGTGAGGATTATAAGATCCCCTTCAAATTCACCGGGGACCTCAAAAAAGTAACCATCAAAATCACCGAGCACCCACTCACGGAAGAACAACTGCAGCAATATCGCGAAACCCAGGTCAAAGCAGCTTTGTCGCGGTAA
- a CDS encoding DUF1501 domain-containing protein, with amino-acid sequence MLKIEGRATKFCDQISRRSFLQIGGLAMGGLSLPQLLQAEQQNPQRQSHKAVIMIFLNGGPPHQDMFDLKPDAPAEIRGEFQPIATNVPGIEISELMPRVAGMMDKFSIIRSLVGSEGRHDSFQCCTGHQFRDPKPQGGWPSMGSALSKLQGAVDPSVPPYIDLSQKMAHDPYNIKGPGFLGMAHSPFRPDGEVMSNMTLNAISTVRLHERTRLLEELDTYRRKVDQKLAAETSDNFTEQALGVLTSSRLVEALDLEKVDPQVRARYGIDDPKVLGFDPKMGYQALMSRFLQARRAVEAGARMVTCSFADFDYHSDNFGRGRKVIPLLDQGVAALVEDLHERGLDQDVTVIVWGEFGRTPKINDKAGRDHWSRVHAGLLAGGGMPAGQVIGSTDKWAEAAVDRPVHMQEVFATLYHNLGIDPATTTIPDNNGRPQYLLERQAPIRELI; translated from the coding sequence ATGCTGAAAATTGAAGGCCGTGCCACGAAATTCTGTGATCAAATCTCCCGCCGCTCTTTCCTACAGATCGGCGGGCTGGCGATGGGGGGCTTATCGCTGCCTCAATTGCTGCAGGCTGAGCAGCAGAATCCGCAGCGTCAGTCTCATAAAGCGGTGATCATGATCTTCCTGAATGGGGGACCGCCGCACCAGGATATGTTTGACCTGAAGCCCGATGCGCCAGCCGAGATTCGCGGTGAGTTTCAACCGATTGCGACCAATGTTCCCGGCATTGAAATCAGCGAGTTGATGCCTCGCGTCGCGGGGATGATGGACAAGTTCTCGATCATTCGATCGCTCGTGGGTTCCGAAGGCCGGCACGATTCCTTCCAATGCTGCACCGGGCATCAGTTCCGGGATCCCAAACCGCAGGGGGGCTGGCCGTCCATGGGGTCGGCACTCTCCAAACTGCAGGGGGCCGTTGATCCTTCCGTGCCCCCTTATATTGATCTGTCGCAGAAGATGGCACACGATCCTTATAACATCAAGGGGCCGGGCTTCCTGGGAATGGCCCATTCACCATTTCGCCCTGATGGCGAAGTGATGAGCAACATGACGCTGAATGCGATATCCACGGTCCGTCTGCACGAGCGGACCAGGCTGCTGGAAGAACTCGATACGTACCGGCGGAAGGTCGATCAGAAGCTGGCCGCCGAGACCAGCGATAACTTTACCGAACAGGCATTGGGAGTGTTGACTTCCTCCCGGCTGGTGGAAGCGCTGGACCTGGAGAAAGTCGATCCGCAAGTCCGGGCCCGGTATGGAATCGACGATCCGAAAGTGCTGGGCTTTGATCCCAAAATGGGCTACCAGGCGCTGATGTCCCGGTTCCTGCAGGCGCGGCGTGCTGTAGAAGCAGGGGCCCGGATGGTGACCTGCAGTTTCGCTGACTTCGATTACCACAGCGATAACTTCGGCAGAGGCCGCAAAGTGATTCCGTTACTGGATCAGGGCGTGGCGGCGCTGGTCGAAGATCTGCACGAACGCGGGCTGGATCAGGACGTGACGGTCATCGTGTGGGGCGAGTTTGGACGGACTCCCAAGATCAATGACAAAGCCGGTCGCGATCATTGGTCGCGCGTGCATGCGGGGTTGCTGGCGGGGGGCGGAATGCCAGCCGGGCAGGTGATCGGCTCGACGGATAAATGGGCCGAAGCAGCGGTCGACCGTCCCGTGCATATGCAGGAGGTCTTCGCGACGCTGTATCACAACCTGGGCATCGATCCTGCCACGACCACCATCCCGGACAACAATGGCCGTCCACAATATCTGCTGGAACGCCAGGCACCGATTCGGGAACTGATCTGA
- a CDS encoding P-II family nitrogen regulator: protein MATTTELTKVIVITETHFEQELLNEFRELGIKGFTCMNCWGQGHHQVYDEPFIGHSQTRIEIITTEAIAESIVDYCRQPRFESYAISAYLESVRVRDPNKFIA from the coding sequence ATGGCTACCACCACAGAATTAACCAAAGTCATTGTCATCACCGAAACCCATTTCGAACAGGAACTCTTAAACGAGTTCCGCGAACTGGGGATCAAAGGGTTTACCTGTATGAACTGCTGGGGCCAGGGTCACCACCAGGTCTACGACGAGCCCTTTATCGGACACTCCCAGACCCGCATTGAAATCATCACCACTGAAGCGATCGCAGAATCAATCGTCGATTACTGTCGGCAACCCCGCTTCGAATCGTATGCGATTTCCGCCTACCTGGAATCCGTGCGTGTCCGAGACCCCAATAAATTCATCGCCTGA
- a CDS encoding sodium-dependent bicarbonate transport family permease, with protein MLEAFLDNFLHNLFKPLLLFFYMGFLIPILKVPFEFPKAVYQGLTLYLLIAIGWHGGEELASLSISEFGQALGFMVIGFFANLMIGIFAYIILQRTTKLRQIDAATVAGFYGSDSAGTFVTCLGVITAAQIAYAAYMPVMLAVMEIPGCLVALYLVSRLRQKGMDAHGNMPHEADYQPPHPAPVLEGTGGEEATLDSEGEPVSYQSSGTTHTQTAVAAKTETHRELAAQLEVEVDEKKKPIFSKELLHEVFLNPGLYLLFGGIIIGFLGRLQGKAVTSLDDTLFVNIFHGMLCLFLLEMGITACRRLKDLKTAGWRFIMFALLCPNLFALFGILVAHGYSMALGQPFDLGTYALFSVLCAAASYIAVPAVQRLAIPEASPTLPLAASLGLTFTYNVTIGIPVYMLIAELVMKTLPVA; from the coding sequence ATGTTAGAGGCCTTTCTGGACAATTTCCTGCATAACCTCTTCAAACCGCTGCTGCTTTTCTTTTACATGGGCTTTCTGATTCCTATCCTCAAAGTTCCCTTTGAGTTTCCCAAAGCCGTCTATCAGGGTCTGACCCTCTACCTGCTGATCGCCATTGGCTGGCACGGCGGTGAAGAACTGGCGTCCCTCTCGATCTCCGAATTCGGTCAGGCACTCGGATTCATGGTCATCGGCTTTTTCGCGAATCTCATGATCGGGATCTTCGCCTATATCATTCTGCAACGAACCACCAAACTGCGTCAGATCGACGCCGCCACCGTGGCCGGCTTCTACGGATCCGACTCAGCCGGTACCTTCGTAACCTGCCTGGGTGTCATAACCGCAGCACAGATCGCCTATGCGGCTTACATGCCTGTGATGCTGGCTGTCATGGAAATTCCCGGCTGTCTGGTAGCCCTCTATCTCGTATCGCGCCTGCGACAGAAAGGGATGGACGCGCACGGAAACATGCCTCACGAAGCAGACTATCAGCCACCGCATCCCGCCCCGGTCCTGGAAGGCACCGGCGGAGAAGAAGCGACTCTCGACAGCGAAGGGGAACCAGTCAGCTATCAGTCCTCTGGAACAACGCACACTCAGACCGCCGTCGCTGCGAAAACGGAAACCCATCGCGAACTGGCTGCTCAGCTGGAAGTGGAAGTCGATGAAAAGAAAAAACCGATCTTCAGCAAAGAACTCCTGCACGAGGTCTTCCTGAACCCGGGCCTCTACCTCCTGTTTGGCGGGATTATCATCGGCTTTCTCGGACGCCTGCAGGGCAAAGCAGTCACCAGCCTGGACGACACCCTGTTTGTGAATATCTTCCACGGAATGCTCTGTCTGTTCCTGCTGGAAATGGGTATTACGGCCTGTCGTCGCTTGAAAGACCTGAAAACAGCCGGCTGGCGGTTCATCATGTTCGCACTGCTCTGCCCCAACCTGTTTGCGTTGTTCGGCATTCTCGTGGCACACGGTTACAGCATGGCTCTGGGACAGCCCTTTGACCTGGGAACCTACGCTCTGTTCTCAGTCCTCTGTGCCGCAGCCTCATACATCGCCGTACCCGCGGTCCAGAGACTGGCCATCCCCGAAGCCAGCCCGACACTGCCCCTGGCAGCTTCGCTCGGTCTGACCTTCACTTACAACGTCACCATCGGAATCCCGGTTTACATGCTCATCGCCGAGCTGGTCATGAAAACCTTACCCGTAGCATAA